DNA from Ananas comosus cultivar F153 linkage group 12, ASM154086v1, whole genome shotgun sequence:
agagagagagagagaggagggtggGATCTGCTGCTTTAAGAGGAAGGGGTGGGGGCGGAAGAAGCAAAAGATGAGGAAGCAAGGCCACAAACTGGACAAGAAGGGCAGCTGGACGCTTTACCACCCAACaataataactctctctctctctctctaaatcgcAGACACACAACCACACAAGCACCTTTTGccataaaaaatattggtgttgcaatttttaaaaaatatttgcacATGGACTCTGAGGCTCTGAGCGCACTAGCGCAGTCATGCAAACCTCCCTCCCAAATAAATAAAGTAgcattttaagtttttaacttgatatatatattttttttattttctactttgCAAGTAAAGACCTTTTTATTTGGctaattgtgaaaaaaaaaaatcatatcaatactcgtttttttattttttttgacttttaaaaatgtatattttattttttaaaattttaaaaatatttctagagGGATACTGCATTAATGAAAAGggcaaaataactaaattattcttattttttctttaaaaaataatttttaatatatttttctcactttgaaaaatattttttatacaaattataagaaatagacgGAATAATAACTGAACCCTGAAGAAGGAAGGCTAAAtgcaataattcaaaatattgaGGCATAAAATAtggattataaaaaattataaagaaaaaataaaaaaaatgaNtatttatatattttttttataatttagtttttttccttttggttttGATGAATgcttataattaattacaattttaCGGCaacatccaaaaattttaatataaagaaaTTGATCAgaccaataaataaatatggaCCTTCAATGATTAgatgtaatatttataaatcctataaataaaaatatacattttaaattttagtctATGCGAAAGACAAATTACacaatgaaattaaaatatatatccctcccatatataaaaaataaaagttgaaaaaaaaaatctgctaaaagtgaaaaactactatattccttttttttgatgattattAAAAATTCTACTCTATTGACGGACGGAATCAACTGAATCAAAAAATAGCCTACTCCCACATAccacaaaaaatgaaaaaatgaaaaaaataataataataatgcaaaaCGTGAAAAACGACCATATTCTTCTTATCTCTTTTTTgcttactaaaaaaaaaaatcctgaaaGAAAATCGTGTTTAttcttaactttttttaattgctaaaaaaaattctgGAAAAAATTGGTGCTCGTCCCCTATTTTCCTTACTAAAaaatattcagaaaaaaaaaattatgtttatccttttttttgctTACTATAAAAAGTTCTGAATAAAAAAATCGTGCAACTAGTATATCCTATAAATACGCGTCCATGTACAATTGcgctttttttcctttttttttttttttttttcttgtgcaCGGTGAGAGGAGtgtaaaaattcaataaaagaaGATATAAAACTAATTGGATTTATGATTTAAAGAATTATTATTCAATATATCAAATAGTCGATTAACATTTTCATGTCGCTGACTATATTTCACATCGAAAATGTTATCTCGGCCGATTCTCATAGGCCTTCAAGCATGATCCAATTCTCTTTGGTATAGGTCTCCAGTTACTTAACTCAAAAATTGCATAATGAATCTGTTGATTCGGAATCACAGGATCGGTCGATGTCACATCTgatgaatcaatttttttctgATTGGTTCAAGCACCCGCACAGAAACAGGACAATGAGTGCACAATTACGGCACACGGCAAACAAAGATCAAACCCGAAAATTCGTAGCCATTGTTACTGTTATTATCATACAAGATGAGAAACACCCGTTGGTTGAACTCACAGTAACACCCTTGATCAATTGACATCGAATGGAAGAACTCAGATGTCATGCCCCAGCATGCTACAATTACTCACCGAACCCAGCGCAACTACATAACGATTCGGGCATTTACAGTTTGCTACAAGTATAATCAGAATCATTTCTTCAATCGCCATCATCTTCGTTGAGAAAATACAAGAACCGGCTTTGAACAGATTGATCAGATGACTCTGCATCAATCTCTCTTGTGTCACGCGACGAGGACATGCTTAGCCTCTGCATGTAGACTCTGTCGTAAGCATCGATATTCAGACCCGAAGCGAGGAACAGTTCGAGCTCATCAACAAACCGCTTGGTGCGGGCTAGGAGAAACGGCCCGGCGGCACCAAATATCAAGCGCCGAAACTCTTCGCGCTTCTGCTCGGGTGTACCTTTTAGACTCTCCTTTTGTTGCCTGCAGTTTGACACAACAAAGTTCGCTAACGAGAAATCACAAATGGATTAGGAACCAGAATATCAGAGAATATATAATTTCATTATGCttataaaattgaattatttcCTACATCAAATATTTGTAAACTTTAGCTTATATGAGAACCGCAGTCTCATTCAACAACAAATTACCTTGCCATAAAAGACTCAACAACACCTTGAATGTGATGGACAATAACATCAGCATCCTCCTCCTGCATGTAGCATAAGATGCAAGCCATTAATATTTTGCAATCGACGGCATATAAATAAAGTTGACGAAGGAAAGAGcaccaaacaaaatttttatacaGCACCTTTAAAAAGGGCAAGTAGTTTATTTATTAGACTTTTGCCGTCAGAGGGTTTGCGGAAGAGCGAATGTTAGCACAACCTCACCCCACGTGGAGAGGCCATTTATTGTTGAAGCCCCAAGTCATGCAGCCCATTTGTTcatcaacaaaaaaataatcttataCTACACAATTCAAAGATTGAAATTTCCTACAGATCAAACTATCGAGCATTTCCAGATTCAGTACTAGTGACAATGTTGAGCAATCAAAGACATGTTTCTACACCAATCATCTTCTCTCTAAAATCACGCTAACCTCAACTTCATAGAGCGTGTTATACTAGACAAGATATTTGACTAAATACAAGACGACCGCACTTTGCTCACTGGATCAATGTAACAGTAAAGGAACAAGGGATTTCGACGAAGCCTGATGATATTTTAGAAATGTAAACTCTATTTGAGGTGAAACTTCTTGGCACGCAAAGTAAAAAGTGTATGATGATCTCAGAGCATTACTTGCGTAATCGTCTGAATCTCCCGTCTCAGCCAATTTTGCAGCCACATGTTTTGCCACAGATACTTGCGGCTCTTCCAATACCGTTGCACGTCAAATATATTATTCGCGATCTCTGCCCAATACATAATAATCTTAATGGACGTGACGTAACAACATAACCGCTACGAACAGAAACAGAAACAGAaacagaaacaaaacaaaacagacATGAATACCTTCTTCTCTATCGTACACGTGCGACCTAAGTTCATAAGCACCCGAAAGACACCTGCTATGCGGAAGATAAATAAGACATCGattaaaaatgaaaatggaACTAGTAACTTCAGCAAGGACCTGTTTCTTTGATCCTGATTCACGTAACGCCGCTGAAAAGATCCACCACTGAATCCATGTATTATAGATAAGTTCTCGACCTGGAGATGTATGAGAAAACACAGCAGCGTCACAGGCGAGCCCGGGATCGATTATCACTACTTCGTAAAAATGAACGAACGAATGATGCTCGCTCGATCTTTACATTGAGCGGTAATAATAGCAGGGGAAATTAAAGATGGGTTCTGTGGCCGGGGAAATAACCTTGCAGAGGGGGCATCTGATCGAAGACAAGGGTCGGGGGTGCTTGGCTGCGGCGAATTTCACCCATTTCGTAATACATTTGTAGCAAAATGCATCTGTCCAAACGATTTGGAAGGGACGACACTAAGAAAAGTACCAGATTTTGGCGCGAGAAAACATTGAAGCAGAAGATTTCGTTCGTTTCTGAAGATCATCCTTAATTTACCATGCCGTGCATAAATATCTACTAAGAAAATGAGTGTGCTCGTTGATTTGaatatgagattttttttttttctttgaaaaaaaaaaaaaaaaaaggtatgggAAAAGAGGAGTTACGGAAGCAGCGATCTAAGTAGGCGTGGTCTGTGAGAGGATCGAGACAGATGGGGCAACAAGAAGCCTCGGTGGCGgccgaggaagaggaagaagaagaagaagaagaagaagaagaggaggacgacgccgccgccgttTCCGATTCCATCCGATTCCGCTCGGGTGAAATTGCACGATGGTCTTCACAATTTCACGCTATTTGCAATTGTTTGCCTGTTTTGGGTCTGACCAGATTTTGGGCCGAGCCCAGTCCAAATCTATCTGGTCGGCCTTGTACATCAAATAAAactcaacccaaaaaaaaaaaaaaagtacaaggaCGAAACTCTAGCCCTCGTCAGATATGTAGCATAGAGGTGTACTCTATCTATCCGGTGGTCCTCTAATGTATAGGCATGTTGGTAAGAGATGTTATCTATTTCACCATCAGCCGTCGGTATGCGTATTCTGTtggagaaaattcaaaattttatttatttaatatttatttttttattaacttttaattatcaaTTAGCGAAACGGCCGCATCAACTACGGCCGCTTCGCGCGAGGGGGGGGATCGTGCGCAGATCCGTTCCACTAATTAAGACCTTAATTAGTGCTTTGGAACGTTGTGGGCTCCAACGTTCCATACTTTAACCCTTTATATTTTGTTACCTCGTCCATAGTATTGGACaggacatatatatacatatgaggTGAACACTTTGGAAATATAGATCACAGTGAGAAGGAATACTATTTGAGAAtcatttgttattttcttttattatttttcaccgagtgttgaaagagtctccgtcaacctcttccgcgATCGTGCTCGTAGGAGAAGGagttccggtcgtaccttggggcggtgtttccggttaatcccgcacgaaggacgggaatacgccttagggcagtgcttcgcacgcttccggatcaattaaatttttatttggatttagcgatTATCGGTaagttgattttattaattttatcataagatttagttagatttaaatcacaatcaaTTTTCTGTGCGGTATTTGTTCCAACAATCTAAGGCGTAATTCCGATTTGATTGTGATTGAAATCTGACGAGTGCTCATccgtattaaattaattttatatgtatataatttgttagttaatttgtttgtataattggcattcaaacataaatttttcgGAATTATCATTTTAACCTATAATTGCATATTATGTAATTTCTtgtttaaattacattttatttgatgagtatttaaaaaaaaaaaaaaaaaaaattgcctttACTTGTAGctcttttgaaaataaaaaggtaCGGACATTATGGATTTCAAAACTATATGTATAttgttttcactatttttttttatataagttaaaaaaaaaaaaataataatcagtgtaaccgtatatatatatatactgttccGTTGTAATATCTGTTCTTATTAGTTTAATATCTGATATATGTGGGCTACTTGCCAACCtcgatattaaattaattttttgtgggAGAGTATCTACCCATGATAGCTTGTTACTGGAATTTTATCATGTCGTTGCGCTGCACTGCTGTTCGAGACTAGCACACTTATGTATgtagtttaattattattttgcttaaAATAGAAAGATATCGAATGTTATTTTTGTTAGACAAATTTGATTGCATGTTTGTCGttctaatttaaataaattagaattagtattttcaaattctaattgcatataatttactTGCTAATTGCATATAActtaattatcaattattatattCTCATATCTGTTATAGGGTGTTTTAAGtttgtttataaaaaaaaaaaaaaaaaattttagtgtgcGAATTTCTTGATCAGGTAAAATCCATTTTACTTTGTTTTCCACAATGACATTGTACagattattcaaaaaaaaaaagaaaaaaaaaaaaagagctactgtaaaattattttttatattgtacgGCTTAAAagttttgctacagtaaaaattttttctttttggtaaaaaaaaaaaaaggaagagaaaatttGCCACAGTAAATTAAGGAGAGTTTGCTACACTAAATTTAGTTTATGTGTACGGATGCGTTCGTACCAGCATCACCTAACCTATAATACTATCTCTTAGTTGTCACTACATTTGTTACATCTAAGTATTTTTATACATTGGTTATagtatatcattttattttgcttGTGCCATCTATTTGTTGTTGACCCAAATTCTATTAGACATGATTAAggccatattttttaaattctgatATATTTCAAAACTTGTGGGGGGTACTCTTTTatcagtttgataaattttgatattataattactcTCGTAATTTTATCCTTGTGTTCATCTTGGAAACGAATTTTGCAAATTCTAAGATTGGCAGGTAAATTATTTTGagacataaatttattagatggctaaccttttataatattattttttaagttttttcagATCTGATCAGAATCTTGCAGATTGCTTGACGAAAGGCCTGAATAGGACTAAGGTCCTAGAGTCATCGAGGGGGATGGGACTTTGCCCGTAAAGGGCCTTCCTGCAGTGGGAAcccaacctttgtgataggagatcccttgaagaaggttcaatgtggtaaaaacaaGCTGTCAGGTTGGCCAAGAGCActttctacaaattttataaaggagctttagctccaattccatccctatggtgagtagtgctctgtgtagtggattaggttgagctgagagctcttaatgggatccaaggcgataattttcgcgagatgtgactctacacacatccctggaggaaaccacctatataagagtatccgtatgtgGCCGCGGCTATGTGAATGGGCTATACatagaaactcttatgaaaaatcaaggtaCTGTGCATGGCCATTAACGCACAGACCCGCGACGGAGAATTCTGTACTATGTGTGTGATAGTTGAAGTCAGGGTcaaaggaacgtagttcaagacctggttcactccgattccttctgatggaAACTATTTGCACTAAGTGAGGTTAAGTCTCTTAAAGACACCTTACTTATTACATAGTATAAACACTCGGTGATTAAttgattttctttatttgttgtttaatttttatttttatttttattttattttatctttaaaataattttgaattttgtgggggattgttggagaaaattcaaaattttatttatttaatatttatttttttattaacttttaattatcaaTTAGCGAAACGGCCGCATCAACTACGGCCGCTTCGCGCGAGGGGGGGGATCGTGCGCAGATCCGTTCCACTAATTAAGACCTTAATTAGTGCTTTGGAACGTTGTGGGCTCCAACGTTCCATACTTTAACCCTTTATATTTTGTTACCTCGTCCATAGTATTGGACaggacatatatatacatatgaggTGAACACTTTGGAAATATAGATCACAGTGAGAAGGAATACTATTTGAGAAtcatttgttattttcttttattatttttcaccgagtgttgaaagagtctccgtcaacctcttccgcgATCGTGCTCGTAGGAGAAGGagttccggtcgtaccttggggcggtgtttccggttaatcccgcacgaaggacgggaatacgcNAGGaggacgacgccgccgccgttTCCGATTCCATCCGATTCCGCTCGGGTGAAATTGCACGATGGTCCTCACAATTTCAAGCTATTTGCAATTATTTGCCTGTTTTGGGTCTGACCAGATTTTGGGCCGAGCCCAGTCCAAATCTATCTGGTCGGCCTTGTACATCAAATAAAactcaacccaaaaaaaaaaaaaaaagtacaaggaAGAAACTCTAGCCCTCGTCAGATATGTAGCATAGTGGTGTACTCTATCCGGTGGCCCTCTAATATATAGGCATGTTGGTAGGAGATGTTATCTATTTCACCATCAGCCGTCGGTATGCATatttctgaaaagtaaaccacaaaagAGTGTAAAAACTACCGAATtgtagttcctagtgggtacggtCGATGATAATAACGACCTTCCCACTAAGTCTATCGGAGGCCAGGCCCCCCTCTCTCCccgcaaccaaaaaaaaaaaaaactgaactgGGTCGGTTGGGTCAACCGATTTTGCGAATTCAAGATTTAACATTCATaagctttttgttttttagcgTAAATGATAAAGTGCTTATTAGTTAAtatccaaaatccaaaactcgaattctagttgatatatatttctaactaaatttatttttttaaaaaaatggccAGATACCatgctatctttttttaaaaaaaaaaatattcataactTTTACTTTGGAAAATGCTTGGTTTTGTCTTGGAGACAGTGAGTTTGTTGCCAGGTTAACTGTATTTTTGGCTTGACTTGTATCTTGCACTTTCTCAAATAGGATACATCCCTgttcaatcaaacaaaaaaaaaaaaaggaaaaaaattgcTGCGCTTTACTAGTTACCCTTATTTGCTGTTGACGAAACATATATTGCTTGCATTAGGTGAACCTGTACGCTTGCGACTAATATTTCAAACCCAGTACGTTATTTGAATAGTTAGATtgaaaatacaaaacaaaaaatttgcaCCAGGTGCAGGTAAAAAATTGCTGCGCTTTACTAGTTACCCTTATTTGCTGTTgacgaaattaaaaaattgagatATTGAATGTGAAACTTTAAAGCCCAAAAACTAAAGTAAATGTTAACTAAACATTCATGGGCTTAATAGCGCAAATTTACTCAAGCCAACTATTTTGCTGCagcagaattttttaaaaaaaaataattgaaagaatAAAAACCTGTGGTGAGAGGCCCAAAATTAAAGCATCCATCTTTATTCTAAGACTACTGCATGAACATATCTATCGCACGAGATCAAAATCACCGATTTTTTATATGCATTCCACCATCCAATTAATGTGACCAAACAGAAGATGGTGCAGAATCGATCACAATATTGAAAAAGGCATGTGATCAAGGAATAGAGAATAtgtttgtaaatatatatgttttaccAAGAGCACTAGAAATAGTTGGAATAAcccaataaaaatattaagaagtAGAATGGTACTACATATAAATGGATGCATCTCGCTCTCAAAGGGAGCATTTCATTCAAATCAATTATTCTCAGCAAAAAGAGTTGCAATGTTGATCTACTCCACTTTCTTCATCATTATTAAACACCAttgatttcatatttttcatgAGCCTCCCTTTGTCCaacttttctcttctcttctcttttgtgGTCTTTCTCAAAGATAAGGAGAACTCGATTCCAACCTGCATACTATATTTGAGATCTTTCGAGGACACCATATTCCTAGATATTATTTCGCATCTTCTTCA
Protein-coding regions in this window:
- the LOC109718814 gene encoding uncharacterized protein LOC109718814, which gives rise to MESETAAASSSSSSSSSSSSSSSSAATEASCCPICLDPLTDHAYLDRCFHAFCYKCITKWVKFAAAKHPRPLSSIRCPLCKVENLSIIHGFSGGSFQRRYVNQDQRNRCLSGAYELRSHVYDREEEIANNIFDVQRYWKSRKYLWQNMWLQNWLRREIQTITQEEDADVIVHHIQGVVESFMARQQKESLKGTPEQKREEFRRLIFGAAGPFLLARTKRFVDELELFLASGLNIDAYDRVYMQRLSMSSSRDTREIDAESSDQSVQSRFLYFLNEDDGD